Proteins from one Anaerobranca californiensis DSM 14826 genomic window:
- a CDS encoding fumarylacetoacetate hydrolase family protein, whose translation MCVGLNYKDNAQKLGLQYPSEPIIFLKPPTSVIGPNEEIIYPNKVEKLFFEGELAVILKDKVKNIEPNEVDNHILGYTCFNDITAVDLIEKDKGQLTRGKYFDTFSAIGPAIVTDLPVENLQIISKRNGEIKQNSNTNQMIFSVRQIVSFISKIMTLTPFDVIATGTPAGACEIKKGDDLEIIIEKIGVLNNKVR comes from the coding sequence ATTTGTGTAGGTTTAAATTATAAAGATAATGCACAAAAACTTGGATTACAATATCCTTCAGAACCAATAATTTTTTTAAAACCTCCAACTTCTGTGATAGGACCAAACGAAGAAATAATTTATCCTAATAAAGTAGAAAAATTATTCTTTGAAGGAGAATTAGCAGTTATTTTAAAAGATAAGGTAAAAAATATTGAACCAAATGAAGTAGACAATCATATTTTAGGTTATACATGTTTTAATGATATAACAGCGGTAGATTTAATTGAAAAAGATAAAGGTCAATTAACAAGAGGAAAATATTTTGATACTTTTTCTGCAATAGGTCCAGCTATTGTAACTGATTTACCAGTAGAAAACTTACAAATTATATCTAAAAGGAATGGAGAAATAAAACAGAATTCCAATACTAATCAAATGATTTTTTCTGTTAGACAAATTGTTAGTTTTATTTCGAAAATTATGACTTTAACGCCTTTTGATGTTATTGCAACGGGAACACCTGCAGGGGCATGTGAAATAAAAAAAGGAGATGATTTAGAAATTATTATAGAAAAAATAGGTGTGTTAAATAATAAGGTTAGATAG
- a CDS encoding M42 family metallopeptidase — MNLELLKRLTEAPGIAGREERIRSIVIDELNNYVDEIKVDAIGNVIAFKKGKGNNPKKVMISAHMDEIGFIVSYIDDKGFLRLNPVGGFDPRTLVSQRVKVHGREELDGVLMPGVKPVHLMTPDEAKKPLTVSDFFVDIGRSKEEVEKLVRIGDFVTLERNFIEIGDNFSAKALDDRAGVYIMIEAIKKLGEHDVDIYAVGSVQEEVGLRGATTSAFGVQPDIGVALDVTIAGDIPGGTPHGQITALGNGAAIKIMDSASISNYKLVDFMRSLAEENNIKYQMEILPRGGTDAGAIERAKTGCPVITLSLPTRYVHSNVETANKQDLQNTILLLVKFLENAHKGDFTL, encoded by the coding sequence ATGAATTTAGAATTATTAAAAAGACTAACTGAGGCTCCAGGTATAGCTGGAAGAGAGGAAAGGATTAGATCCATAGTAATAGATGAACTAAATAACTATGTTGATGAAATTAAAGTAGATGCAATAGGTAATGTTATCGCTTTTAAAAAGGGTAAAGGTAATAATCCTAAAAAAGTAATGATTAGTGCCCATATGGATGAAATAGGTTTTATCGTTTCCTATATCGATGATAAAGGTTTTTTAAGATTAAATCCTGTAGGTGGATTTGATCCAAGAACTTTAGTTTCTCAAAGGGTTAAAGTTCATGGAAGGGAAGAGTTAGATGGTGTATTGATGCCAGGGGTTAAACCGGTACACTTAATGACTCCCGATGAAGCAAAAAAACCATTAACGGTAAGTGACTTTTTTGTAGATATTGGAAGGAGTAAAGAAGAGGTTGAAAAACTAGTTAGAATAGGAGATTTTGTGACTTTAGAACGTAATTTTATCGAAATAGGGGATAATTTCTCAGCAAAGGCTTTAGACGATAGGGCAGGAGTTTACATAATGATTGAAGCAATAAAAAAATTAGGGGAACATGATGTAGATATTTATGCAGTTGGTTCTGTACAAGAAGAGGTTGGGTTAAGGGGAGCAACTACTAGTGCCTTTGGAGTACAACCAGATATTGGAGTAGCTTTAGATGTAACAATTGCAGGAGATATTCCCGGTGGAACTCCCCATGGCCAAATAACAGCCCTTGGCAATGGTGCAGCTATTAAAATAATGGATTCAGCTTCTATATCAAATTATAAATTAGTAGATTTTATGAGATCTTTAGCAGAGGAAAATAATATTAAGTATCAAATGGAAATTTTGCCCCGGGGAGGTACCGATGCTGGAGCCATTGAGAGGGCTAAAACCGGTTGTCCTGTAATAACTTTGTCTTTACCTACAAGATATGTCCATAGCAATGTAGAAACGGCAAATAAACAAGATTTACAAAATACCATCCTTTTATTAGTCAAGTTTTTAGAAAATGCCCATAAAGGAGATTTTACTTTATAA
- a CDS encoding anthrax toxin lethal factor-related metalloendopeptidase, giving the protein MNQELFYELSPRRRRKKSKLLLYLIIIAAIITSTFILPNPGNTLYYLNGNVKSLSSNNTITLFYPDGTIFYHGEFHQGLAHGYGKYYDENGILLYEGNWENGFITGYGYDFYPNGEIKYKGYWKNGHYHGEGTKFAEDGQILYQGGWNFGLPHGQGKLFENGNLRYSGEFVNALKHGYGEEFLNGKLHYRGLWFEGNYFKTFENFFLPNGAKLPPSLGRYYLQVLLEKSYEEAINRITPLAKHIDTIEKSSENTYFKYLLYQHLELPDSYNPDTIKRIIREMESVPISIFEVLVALGVKHRFITGNIGRQEEFKDVSGSIRGIPLSQASGITSTSHKLMVTRLDRNNPAATALHELGHGVDFFLLNYISNTPEFEELRKKEGAKMFQNPYLNTRYFIDYHEEYFAEFFAQLFLSDELKLFGGAKNLTEIKERAPETYQFFSQHVLEYQSKYTIPKESPFDKLNDKIVVDVEFFIKEIKEDTIDLKITVDLNKTYSLFLYPSSSNLEELNSKFNMGYDEIINLIYKEENLITDLSFRNTKDNIIYLIVDEDYNYSLGEVKEIHPREKYYKNKTLNPLEITTRQPLILYSIGRFMKFIKDLN; this is encoded by the coding sequence ATGAATCAAGAGTTATTTTATGAGCTCTCTCCTAGGCGGAGAAGAAAAAAATCTAAACTGCTATTATACCTAATCATTATCGCTGCCATTATAACTTCTACTTTTATCTTACCAAATCCCGGGAACACCCTGTACTATTTAAACGGAAATGTCAAATCTTTATCTAGTAATAATACTATAACCCTTTTTTATCCCGATGGAACTATATTTTATCATGGAGAATTCCATCAAGGTTTAGCCCACGGTTATGGTAAATATTATGATGAAAATGGAATCCTATTATATGAAGGAAATTGGGAAAATGGTTTTATTACTGGATATGGATATGATTTTTATCCAAATGGAGAAATAAAATATAAAGGTTATTGGAAAAATGGCCACTACCACGGTGAAGGTACTAAATTTGCAGAAGATGGTCAAATTCTTTATCAAGGTGGATGGAACTTTGGACTTCCCCATGGTCAGGGAAAATTATTTGAAAATGGTAATTTACGATATAGTGGAGAATTTGTCAATGCCTTAAAACACGGCTATGGTGAAGAATTTTTAAATGGCAAACTTCATTATAGAGGATTGTGGTTTGAAGGCAACTATTTTAAAACCTTTGAAAACTTCTTTTTACCCAATGGGGCTAAACTCCCCCCTTCCCTTGGCCGCTATTACCTACAAGTTCTTTTAGAGAAAAGCTATGAAGAAGCTATAAATAGGATTACCCCTTTAGCAAAACATATAGATACTATTGAAAAAAGTTCAGAAAACACCTATTTTAAATATCTCCTTTATCAGCATCTAGAACTTCCCGACAGTTATAATCCCGATACCATTAAAAGGATAATTAGAGAAATGGAATCTGTACCTATTTCCATTTTTGAAGTTCTTGTTGCATTAGGAGTAAAACACCGATTCATTACTGGAAATATCGGTAGACAAGAGGAATTCAAAGATGTAAGTGGAAGTATTAGGGGTATCCCCCTCTCACAAGCCTCGGGAATTACCAGTACTTCCCACAAACTTATGGTAACCCGCCTTGACAGAAATAACCCTGCTGCTACAGCATTACATGAATTAGGCCATGGAGTAGATTTTTTCTTGTTAAACTATATTTCTAATACCCCTGAATTTGAAGAGCTAAGGAAAAAAGAAGGGGCAAAGATGTTCCAAAACCCTTATCTTAATACCCGATATTTTATTGACTATCATGAAGAATATTTCGCAGAATTTTTTGCCCAACTTTTTCTAAGTGATGAACTAAAACTATTCGGTGGTGCTAAAAATTTAACTGAAATTAAAGAACGGGCCCCAGAAACTTATCAATTCTTTTCCCAACACGTTTTAGAATACCAAAGCAAATATACCATCCCAAAAGAATCACCCTTTGATAAACTAAATGACAAAATTGTAGTAGATGTTGAATTTTTCATTAAGGAAATAAAAGAAGATACTATTGATCTTAAAATAACAGTTGATTTAAATAAAACGTATTCATTATTCCTCTACCCTTCTAGTTCTAACCTTGAAGAGTTAAATTCTAAATTTAACATGGGTTATGATGAAATTATTAATTTAATCTATAAAGAAGAAAATTTAATTACCGATCTATCTTTTAGAAATACAAAGGATAATATAATTTATCTAATAGTAGATGAAGATTATAATTATTCCCTTGGTGAAGTGAAAGAAATCCATCCTAGGGAAAAGTATTATAAAAACAAAACCTTAAATCCTTTAGAAATAACAACTAGACAACCACTAATCCTTTACTCTATAGGAAGATTTATGAAATTTATAAAAGACCTCAATTGA
- a CDS encoding type II TA system antitoxin MqsA family protein codes for MKEEILKEINYDCPFCNKEHNIQVKKKISKAKIKDKLVEYEQIVYYCVEEDEDFVPSKIMDENLLKARDAYRASMGLLTSEEIKNIREIYGLTQKEFSHLLGWGDVTIGRYEKKLIQDETYDSVMRMIQTNPAYTLEMLKKHKEKFDSNRFEQIKENIKKVIKSQGNTIFKIQEIKNAYIEYDVESDFNGYKLIDIDKINAVIGYFAQYIKPLYKVKLMKLLWYTDALYFKRKGRSMTGLVYKHLPMGAVPIAYNELLYLPAVKVVEEFFDDFIAYKIYPNEEVNLSMFTLEEISVLDEIASYFKNFNTKEIVNYMHNEVAYLKTEIDQIIPYSLAKQLKNLE; via the coding sequence GTGAAAGAGGAAATTTTAAAAGAAATAAATTATGATTGTCCTTTTTGTAATAAAGAGCATAATATCCAGGTGAAAAAGAAAATTTCAAAGGCAAAAATTAAAGACAAATTGGTTGAATATGAGCAAATAGTTTATTATTGCGTAGAAGAAGATGAAGATTTTGTGCCCAGTAAGATTATGGATGAAAACTTATTAAAAGCTAGAGATGCTTACAGGGCAAGTATGGGATTATTAACCTCAGAAGAAATAAAAAATATTAGAGAAATATATGGATTAACTCAAAAAGAATTTTCACATCTTTTAGGGTGGGGAGATGTAACTATTGGAAGATACGAAAAGAAATTAATACAAGATGAAACATATGATAGTGTTATGAGAATGATTCAAACAAACCCAGCTTATACTTTAGAAATGTTAAAAAAACATAAGGAAAAATTTGATAGTAATAGATTTGAGCAAATAAAGGAAAATATTAAGAAAGTTATTAAATCTCAAGGGAATACTATTTTTAAAATTCAAGAGATTAAAAATGCTTATATAGAATATGATGTTGAATCAGATTTTAATGGTTATAAGCTGATTGATATTGATAAAATTAATGCAGTAATTGGTTATTTTGCCCAATATATCAAACCTCTTTATAAGGTAAAATTAATGAAATTATTATGGTATACAGATGCATTATACTTTAAACGAAAAGGTAGATCTATGACAGGGTTAGTATATAAACATTTACCTATGGGAGCGGTACCTATAGCTTATAACGAATTACTTTATTTACCTGCAGTTAAAGTTGTTGAAGAGTTCTTTGATGATTTTATAGCTTATAAAATCTATCCTAATGAGGAAGTCAATCTTTCAATGTTCACTTTAGAAGAGATATCTGTACTAGATGAAATTGCATCATATTTTAAGAATTTTAATACTAAAGAAATTGTTAATTATATGCATAACGAAGTTGCTTATCTTAAAACAGAAATAGATCAAATAATCCCATATTCATTAGCAAAGCAATTAAAGAATTTAGAATAG
- a CDS encoding YneB family resolvase-like protein: MKKVVIYTRVSTDKESQNSSLERQERELVSYCQRNNYQVIDIISEKISGFEEEREGLIKALEYIKNGQANCILVQDETRIGRGSAKIAILHQVNKWGGQVLSMENDGPLDITEMEGMVLEILALVEEYQRRLTNTKIKRGVKKAIEDGYDPSRNLKNRHCGGRDKIEVPIEEILRLKALNLSFKDIAATLRGFGYNVSKATVHRRYQEYMEKQ, from the coding sequence ATGAAAAAAGTTGTAATATACACTAGAGTTAGCACTGACAAAGAAAGTCAAAATTCAAGTTTAGAAAGACAAGAAAGAGAACTAGTAAGTTATTGTCAAAGAAATAATTATCAGGTAATTGATATAATTTCAGAAAAAATTAGCGGTTTTGAAGAGGAGAGGGAAGGCCTAATTAAAGCACTAGAATATATAAAAAATGGACAAGCTAATTGTATTTTAGTTCAAGATGAAACGAGAATAGGGCGGGGATCTGCTAAAATAGCAATTCTCCATCAAGTTAATAAATGGGGCGGGCAAGTTCTATCAATGGAAAATGATGGCCCTTTAGATATTACGGAAATGGAAGGAATGGTTTTAGAAATCCTTGCATTAGTAGAAGAATATCAAAGGAGATTGACAAATACAAAAATTAAAAGGGGTGTAAAAAAAGCTATAGAAGATGGTTATGACCCTTCCCGTAATCTCAAAAATCGCCATTGTGGCGGTAGAGATAAAATAGAAGTTCCTATTGAAGAAATCCTTCGCCTTAAGGCTTTAAACCTTTCTTTTAAGGATATTGCAGCAACCCTTAGAGGATTTGGCTACAATGTTTCAAAGGCTACTGTACATAGAAGATATCAAGAATACATGGAAAAACAATAA
- the yneA gene encoding cell division suppressor protein YneA — protein MKKLIISLTILSILIISIGVASSLEGKNSTQSSNYSKITIQYFNITVVEGDTIWSISERYRGNVEQESFINMIRQINNLNGNVIRVGQTLKIPKL, from the coding sequence ATGAAAAAACTTATAATATCACTAACTATTTTATCGATATTAATAATATCTATAGGGGTAGCTTCTTCTTTAGAAGGTAAAAATTCAACACAAAGTAGCAACTATAGTAAAATAACCATCCAATACTTTAATATAACAGTAGTTGAAGGAGATACTATTTGGTCAATCAGTGAAAGATATAGAGGGAATGTAGAACAAGAAAGTTTTATAAACATGATAAGACAAATCAATAATTTAAATGGCAATGTTATTCGAGTAGGACAAACCCTGAAAATCCCAAAACTTTAG
- the lexA gene encoding transcriptional repressor LexA, giving the protein MELFELTDRQKEILEFIQSQVKLKGYPPSVREIGLAVGLKSSSTVHAHLAKLEELGYIRRDPTKPRAIELLYGQNETIISNPGVIQVPVVGKVTAGLPILAQENIEEYFPVPENFIKGSYNTFMLSVIGDSMVNAGIFDGDLVLVQQTNHANNGDIVVALIEDEATVKKFYKEKDYIRLQPENELYKPIYVKNPLILGKVIGLFRSL; this is encoded by the coding sequence ATGGAATTATTTGAATTAACTGATCGACAAAAAGAAATATTAGAATTTATACAGTCCCAAGTTAAATTAAAAGGATATCCTCCTTCTGTTAGGGAAATAGGACTAGCCGTTGGTTTAAAATCAAGTTCTACAGTTCATGCCCATTTAGCAAAGTTAGAAGAATTAGGTTATATTAGAAGAGATCCTACAAAACCAAGGGCTATTGAATTATTATATGGTCAAAATGAAACTATTATCTCTAATCCAGGGGTGATTCAGGTTCCAGTAGTGGGAAAAGTAACTGCTGGTTTACCTATACTTGCTCAAGAAAATATTGAAGAATATTTTCCAGTACCTGAAAACTTCATCAAAGGTTCTTATAATACCTTTATGTTATCTGTTATTGGAGATAGTATGGTCAATGCAGGTATATTTGATGGCGATTTAGTCCTTGTTCAACAGACCAATCATGCCAATAACGGAGATATAGTTGTAGCTTTAATTGAAGATGAAGCGACGGTTAAAAAGTTTTATAAAGAAAAAGATTATATTAGATTGCAGCCTGAAAATGAGCTATATAAACCTATCTATGTTAAAAATCCCTTAATCTTAGGTAAAGTTATAGGTTTATTTAGGAGTCTTTAG
- a CDS encoding aminotransferase class I/II-fold pyridoxal phosphate-dependent enzyme, with protein MKQWTELLQSKKLKELIDKCEKDLHHIFKEIENIAENNQFKVLQGFQKNKISEGHLWGSTGYGYGDLGREGLDNVYASIFNTEAALVRQQFVSGTHCISACLFALLKRGDKLLYVTGKPYDTLEKTIGIVEHPQSLIAKGVEYSHVNFLPNGEIDYQGIKREITPNTKVVAIQRSKGYSLNKSITIKEMAEIIQMVKGINPEIIIFVDNCYGEFTEELEPTDVGADIITGSLIKNPGGGLAYTGGYVVGKEELIQRVAEQLTAPGLGKEVGATLNVNLPFYQGLFIAPRVVADSLKVSVLTAYLAEGLGFDVHPKFDVKRTDIVQAIIFYNKEKLIKFCQEIQHNSPIDSYSTPIPDQLPGYQNPVIMAAGTFIQGASIELSADAPIKEPYIGYVQGSLTYQHGKIAIARAFDNVLGI; from the coding sequence TTGAAACAGTGGACAGAACTATTACAAAGCAAAAAATTAAAAGAGTTAATAGATAAATGTGAAAAAGATTTGCACCATATTTTTAAGGAAATTGAAAATATAGCAGAAAATAACCAATTTAAAGTTTTACAAGGGTTCCAAAAAAATAAAATATCTGAAGGACATCTATGGGGCAGCACCGGTTATGGATATGGGGATTTAGGTAGAGAAGGATTAGATAATGTTTATGCCAGTATTTTTAATACAGAAGCAGCTTTGGTTAGACAACAATTTGTCTCTGGAACCCATTGTATATCAGCATGCCTATTCGCTTTGTTAAAAAGGGGAGATAAACTTCTATATGTAACAGGTAAACCCTATGATACCCTAGAAAAAACTATTGGGATTGTAGAGCATCCCCAATCACTGATTGCAAAAGGTGTTGAATATAGCCACGTTAATTTTTTACCTAATGGTGAAATAGATTATCAAGGAATAAAGAGGGAAATTACACCAAATACTAAGGTGGTTGCCATTCAAAGGTCTAAAGGATATTCACTTAATAAATCTATAACTATTAAGGAAATGGCAGAAATAATCCAAATGGTTAAAGGGATTAATCCAGAAATAATTATATTTGTTGATAATTGTTATGGTGAATTTACAGAAGAACTTGAACCAACTGATGTTGGAGCAGATATTATCACCGGTAGTTTAATAAAAAATCCCGGCGGGGGATTAGCTTATACTGGAGGATATGTTGTAGGAAAAGAAGAATTAATCCAAAGGGTAGCGGAACAACTTACTGCACCTGGTCTAGGAAAAGAAGTAGGAGCAACTTTAAATGTTAACCTACCATTTTATCAAGGTTTATTCATTGCCCCTAGGGTGGTAGCTGACTCTCTAAAAGTTTCTGTTTTAACTGCTTATTTAGCTGAAGGATTAGGGTTTGATGTTCATCCAAAGTTTGATGTGAAGAGAACTGATATTGTGCAAGCTATTATTTTTTATAATAAAGAGAAGTTAATTAAATTTTGTCAAGAAATTCAACATAATTCACCAATAGATTCCTATTCTACACCAATTCCTGATCAACTGCCGGGATATCAAAACCCAGTAATTATGGCAGCAGGTACTTTTATACAAGGGGCCTCTATAGAGCTTAGTGCAGATGCTCCAATTAAAGAGCCATATATAGGTTATGTTCAAGGTTCCTTGACATACCAACACGGTAAAATCGCTATAGCAAGAGCTTTTGATAATGTATTAGGTATATAA
- a CDS encoding CBS domain-containing protein, which produces MQVILKKMLISNPVVAFKDESISAVLENKLNKYNHIPVINKEGIYLGIISKLDIYRHLINGNKDIKVAEVLTPFKGVELKERGLSLLEELLELLKGSKYLFIPVVYQDGKLAGIIPNKEILKLFGKSIGFDEPGEIIEVTSLDLVGNLSKLLNVFKELRVNIIAINVLNLEVLNLRKIFVKFEGDTAIKEKILKRLEMYGFKPF; this is translated from the coding sequence ATGCAAGTAATTTTAAAGAAAATGCTAATATCCAATCCGGTTGTTGCTTTTAAAGATGAATCAATCTCAGCTGTTTTAGAAAATAAACTAAACAAATACAATCATATCCCAGTTATTAATAAAGAGGGAATTTATCTAGGGATCATTTCTAAGCTAGACATCTATCGCCATTTGATTAACGGAAATAAAGACATTAAAGTAGCAGAAGTCCTTACACCCTTTAAAGGTGTTGAATTAAAGGAAAGGGGATTAAGTTTGTTAGAGGAATTATTAGAACTTCTTAAAGGATCTAAATATTTATTTATACCTGTAGTTTATCAAGACGGAAAACTAGCTGGTATAATTCCTAACAAAGAAATTTTAAAACTATTTGGTAAAAGTATAGGTTTTGATGAACCTGGAGAAATAATAGAAGTCACCTCATTAGATTTAGTTGGTAACTTAAGTAAATTGTTAAATGTTTTTAAAGAGTTAAGGGTAAACATTATAGCAATTAATGTTTTGAATCTTGAAGTATTAAACTTGCGGAAAATCTTTGTAAAATTTGAAGGAGATACAGCTATTAAAGAAAAAATCTTAAAAAGGCTAGAAATGTATGGGTTTAAACCCTTTTAA
- a CDS encoding GTPase, translating into MSIDEGIKFLVSDKANHTLNIHDFTIPIKKGKGKVEISIMDSCGILPIIHHMEIIREGITQTLQQFKQASAIFHVIDSSCYVSENIIDKEIYDFGLQQNNYLILANKIDLERGKLTVPRIKNDFSKAIVLPISAKTGEGMSEVIKYVNKLI; encoded by the coding sequence TTGTCTATAGATGAGGGAATAAAATTCCTGGTTAGTGATAAAGCAAACCATACATTAAATATCCATGATTTTACTATTCCAATAAAGAAAGGAAAGGGAAAAGTGGAAATATCAATTATGGATTCTTGTGGAATTCTACCTATAATACATCACATGGAGATAATAAGGGAAGGAATAACCCAAACCTTACAGCAATTTAAGCAAGCTTCTGCCATTTTCCACGTAATAGATAGTAGTTGTTATGTTAGTGAAAATATTATAGATAAAGAAATTTATGATTTTGGTTTACAACAAAATAATTATTTGATTTTGGCTAATAAAATTGATTTGGAGAGAGGAAAGTTGACTGTTCCCCGAATTAAAAATGATTTCTCTAAGGCCATTGTCTTACCTATTTCAGCAAAAACAGGGGAAGGGATGAGTGAGGTGATAAAATATGTTAATAAACTTATTTAA
- a CDS encoding molybdopterin-guanine dinucleotide biosynthesis protein B, giving the protein MKILVVGKPNVGKTLFIIQLIKQYKADNLTYTFIHHNGHKYKKNCL; this is encoded by the coding sequence ATGAAAATTTTAGTTGTCGGCAAACCTAATGTTGGTAAAACACTATTTATTATTCAATTAATTAAACAATACAAAGCTGATAATTTAACTTATACCTTTATTCACCACAATGGCCATAAATATAAAAAAAATTGTCTATAG
- a CDS encoding AAA family ATPase, protein MRDDDIFEKLKKGRLNPVDAIRLLKGDNEEKRYNKIDLVSIDPTKELEELIGLEEIKDFIRELEAFITIQKKRKEQGLITQPIVLHMIFKGNPGTGKTTVARILGKIFKHLELLDKGHLVEVERADLVGEYIGQTAQKTREKINSAMGGILFIDEAYSLARGGEKDFGKEAIDTLVKAMEDKKEQFVLILAGYGEQMENFLRTNPGLKSRFPIHINFKNYKIADLIEIGKLMLKQRDYKFSKEAELKLKNILERHIQENPINFSNARLVRNIIEKAIRLQAVRLLKEKNITKEKLMVIEKEDITEGGLK, encoded by the coding sequence ATGAGAGATGATGACATCTTCGAAAAATTGAAAAAGGGAAGGTTAAATCCAGTCGATGCTATTAGACTATTAAAAGGTGATAATGAAGAGAAAAGATATAACAAAATTGATTTAGTTTCTATAGATCCTACAAAAGAATTAGAAGAATTAATAGGTCTTGAAGAAATTAAGGATTTTATCAGAGAATTAGAAGCTTTTATAACTATACAAAAAAAAAGAAAAGAACAAGGTTTGATAACTCAGCCTATAGTTTTACATATGATTTTCAAAGGTAACCCTGGAACAGGGAAAACGACGGTGGCGAGAATTTTAGGAAAGATATTTAAACACTTAGAACTATTAGATAAAGGACATTTGGTTGAAGTAGAAAGGGCAGATTTAGTTGGTGAGTATATAGGGCAAACAGCTCAAAAAACTAGGGAAAAAATCAATTCAGCTATGGGGGGAATACTTTTTATTGATGAAGCTTATTCCTTAGCTAGAGGGGGTGAAAAAGACTTTGGTAAAGAAGCTATTGATACACTGGTAAAAGCTATGGAAGATAAAAAAGAACAATTTGTATTGATATTAGCAGGTTATGGAGAACAAATGGAAAATTTTTTGAGAACAAACCCTGGCCTTAAATCAAGGTTTCCTATTCATATTAACTTCAAGAATTATAAAATAGCTGATCTAATAGAAATCGGCAAATTAATGTTAAAACAAAGGGACTATAAATTTAGTAAAGAGGCAGAATTAAAACTTAAGAATATCTTAGAAAGACATATTCAAGAAAATCCTATAAACTTTTCTAATGCTAGATTGGTGCGGAACATTATCGAAAAAGCAATTCGACTTCAAGCAGTCCGATTGTTGAAAGAAAAAAATATTACAAAAGAAAAATTGATGGTTATTGAAAAAGAAGATATTACTGAAGGGGGTTTAAAATGA
- the hfq gene encoding RNA chaperone Hfq has product MSKGINLQDLILNSIRKDNSPITIYLVSGIQLKGYVKGFDSFTILLENDGKQQLIYKHAVSTIVPHKSLNLNFQNNPNNN; this is encoded by the coding sequence ATGAGTAAAGGAATTAATTTGCAAGATTTAATCTTAAATTCAATTAGAAAGGATAATTCTCCAATAACTATATATTTAGTTAGTGGAATCCAATTAAAGGGTTATGTTAAAGGTTTTGATAGTTTCACTATTTTATTGGAAAATGATGGTAAACAGCAACTTATTTATAAACATGCTGTTTCTACAATTGTTCCACATAAAAGTTTAAACCTAAATTTCCAAAATAATCCTAATAATAACTAA